The following proteins are co-located in the Microbulbifer sp. VAAF005 genome:
- a CDS encoding alpha/beta hydrolase, whose protein sequence is MQKARLRILLIILFSMVIGACERSTNSAQTGQSPQKQYARLVAKPCWFKTDETWPFTQCFMMEVPENYAHPEKRKIRFPVVRFRATNPDPKKIPLLHLGAGGPGASMGLEPENASDWLWLNYAAMTVEDGRDLFVIDPRGTGMAQPRLTCSEFIEDADTAFRRNLSPEEEARVFSFSMERCYSRLSKGADLAQYNSSVIARDVEELRKTLKLDKFDLYGVSYSSRYALTVARDFPESVRTLVLNSAVFPNIVYTQQLPQDSLAAYERGLKHCIEDEKCNSRYPNLRRRLENLIQTLDEEPRTIPIKHRYSKQSYPFVLTGQRLLRVLFQALYNENFYSELPKMIEGLENEGDEGLQPAQDAIAHFMEIVLDPYFGDAAGVSHFCYEEAPFVDFDQARANAADTGILGGAVRSDLNLLQLQCRIWAIPSAPLTESEAISTPVPVIVLHGGLDPVLAADDVDIARKELPNHQWLLFPNLAHDIISASNCAERAVARFLDNPAEDQTETTMTCRKAELADQISTEEESESQQEAEQQAVEPQAAEVPAPESGQ, encoded by the coding sequence GTGCAAAAAGCCCGATTGCGCATTCTCCTCATCATTCTCTTTTCCATGGTGATTGGAGCCTGTGAGCGCTCGACAAACTCTGCTCAAACCGGTCAATCCCCGCAAAAACAATACGCTCGCCTGGTAGCAAAGCCCTGCTGGTTCAAAACCGATGAAACCTGGCCTTTCACCCAGTGTTTCATGATGGAGGTGCCGGAGAATTATGCCCACCCAGAAAAGCGCAAAATCCGCTTTCCGGTCGTGCGCTTCCGCGCCACAAACCCCGATCCCAAGAAAATCCCCCTACTCCACCTAGGCGCCGGAGGCCCCGGAGCCAGCATGGGGTTAGAGCCCGAGAACGCCAGCGATTGGTTGTGGCTTAACTATGCCGCCATGACAGTAGAAGATGGCCGGGATCTCTTTGTTATAGATCCCAGGGGCACCGGTATGGCCCAGCCGCGCCTCACTTGCAGCGAGTTTATCGAAGATGCCGATACCGCCTTCCGGCGCAACCTGTCTCCGGAAGAAGAGGCCCGTGTTTTTTCCTTCAGTATGGAGCGCTGTTACAGCCGCCTGAGCAAAGGTGCCGACTTGGCCCAGTACAACAGTTCTGTGATCGCAAGAGATGTAGAAGAGCTGAGAAAAACCCTCAAGCTCGATAAATTCGACCTCTATGGGGTGTCCTACTCCTCCCGCTACGCTCTGACAGTGGCCCGCGACTTCCCAGAGTCAGTGCGCACCCTGGTGCTTAACAGTGCGGTCTTCCCCAATATTGTCTACACGCAGCAGCTCCCACAGGACTCCCTGGCAGCCTACGAGCGCGGCCTGAAGCATTGCATCGAAGACGAGAAATGTAACAGTCGCTATCCCAATTTGCGCCGCAGGCTGGAAAACCTGATCCAGACCTTAGACGAAGAGCCGCGCACCATTCCGATCAAGCACCGCTACTCAAAGCAAAGCTATCCCTTTGTGCTTACTGGACAGCGCTTGCTGAGAGTTCTATTCCAGGCGCTGTATAACGAAAACTTCTACAGTGAACTGCCCAAGATGATCGAGGGCCTGGAAAATGAGGGCGATGAAGGGCTACAGCCGGCCCAGGATGCCATCGCACACTTTATGGAGATCGTACTGGACCCCTACTTTGGGGATGCAGCCGGCGTTAGCCACTTCTGCTATGAAGAGGCTCCTTTTGTCGATTTTGATCAGGCCAGGGCCAACGCTGCAGACACCGGCATTCTCGGCGGGGCCGTGCGATCAGATTTGAATTTGTTGCAGCTACAGTGTCGCATCTGGGCAATCCCCTCTGCTCCACTCACTGAGTCAGAAGCCATCTCCACCCCAGTTCCAGTGATAGTGTTACACGGCGGCCTGGATCCGGTACTAGCTGCAGATGATGTCGATATCGCACGCAAAGAGCTACCGAATCACCAATGGCTGCTATTTCCCAACCTGGCTCACGATATTATTTCCGCAAGCAACTGCGCGGAGCGGGCTGTAGCGCGCTTTCTCGACAACCCTGCCGAAGATCAAACCGAAACCACCATGACTTGCCGCAAAGCAGAGCTAGCAGACCAGATTTCCACCGAAGAAGAGTCTGAGTCCCAGCAAGAAGCCGAACAACAGGCCGTCGAACCCCAGGCAGCAGAAGTCCCAGCCCCGGAAAGCGGCCAATAA
- a CDS encoding trimeric intracellular cation channel family protein produces the protein MDELLHWFELIGIAVFAFSGVLAAGHKQMDLFGAVVLACVTSIGGGTARDIILNVPVFWLDHTYYLWIASITGVVSFYLIRYLKVPMRLLMVADAIGLAVFVVLGTQKVLELGYSATIAIVLGVMTGTFGGVIRDVLSGDIPLLLRREIYATAALTGTAILVALDNVGWLPHELVVAIAVFVTLAIRLAALRWNISAPVARFGKH, from the coding sequence ATGGATGAGCTGCTGCACTGGTTTGAATTGATCGGTATCGCGGTCTTTGCCTTCAGCGGCGTACTCGCCGCCGGCCACAAACAGATGGATTTATTTGGTGCCGTGGTACTCGCCTGCGTCACCTCTATTGGCGGCGGCACCGCCCGGGACATTATTCTCAACGTCCCTGTATTCTGGCTTGACCACACCTATTACCTGTGGATCGCCTCAATTACCGGTGTAGTAAGCTTTTACCTGATACGCTATCTAAAGGTCCCTATGCGCCTGCTAATGGTGGCAGATGCCATTGGACTCGCCGTTTTTGTGGTGCTCGGAACCCAGAAAGTACTAGAACTGGGCTATTCCGCGACCATCGCAATCGTGCTCGGCGTAATGACCGGTACTTTTGGCGGGGTGATTCGGGATGTGCTGTCCGGTGACATTCCACTTTTACTCCGGCGAGAGATCTATGCCACCGCTGCCCTTACCGGTACGGCCATACTCGTTGCCTTGGACAATGTAGGGTGGCTACCCCATGAGCTAGTGGTGGCTATTGCTGTATTTGTGACCTTAGCGATTCGCCTCGCGGCATTGCGCTGGAATATCTCCGCGCCAGTGGCACGCTTCGGCAAGCACTGA
- a CDS encoding EamA family transporter, whose translation MPYKSILLALLAVSIFGLNYPITKVALADFPPMLLASVRFTLVAVPLVFFCPFPKTSILNVVALGFFLEFLSLGLMYYAMKADIQAGVASLLMQSQVPFTLLLFAMLFGDKINMQQCLGLVIAAVGFSVFFYYADKGGSTTIVGFILIMGAGLSWAIANIVFRRMPGVNLLHLMVWASLVPPVPLLVLSIFYESHTPWVFFFQAHTASWFSIVYQVCMVTLVGYILWGDLIRRYSSACVSPFGLLVPIVGIIGSSIILGEYLTFVEWVATFVVLLGIALCVVKLNDRNPGQEIVDVEGS comes from the coding sequence ATGCCGTATAAAAGCATACTGTTGGCTTTGCTGGCAGTCTCAATTTTTGGACTGAATTACCCGATAACCAAGGTGGCGCTGGCCGACTTCCCGCCAATGTTATTGGCTTCGGTTCGCTTCACCCTCGTCGCTGTTCCTCTGGTTTTCTTTTGTCCATTCCCCAAGACCTCGATCCTCAATGTTGTTGCGCTCGGTTTCTTCTTAGAGTTTCTCTCTCTGGGGTTGATGTACTACGCCATGAAGGCCGATATTCAAGCGGGTGTAGCGTCACTGCTTATGCAGTCGCAGGTGCCATTCACCCTATTGCTATTCGCAATGCTGTTTGGCGATAAGATAAATATGCAGCAGTGCTTGGGTTTGGTAATAGCGGCTGTAGGGTTCTCTGTATTCTTCTACTATGCCGATAAAGGTGGGTCGACAACGATAGTGGGATTTATCCTTATTATGGGGGCGGGGCTGTCTTGGGCGATAGCGAATATCGTATTCCGCAGGATGCCAGGTGTTAACTTACTTCATTTAATGGTTTGGGCTTCATTGGTGCCGCCGGTACCTCTTTTGGTCTTGTCAATATTTTATGAGAGCCATACTCCCTGGGTTTTCTTTTTTCAGGCGCATACGGCCAGTTGGTTTTCAATTGTTTACCAAGTGTGCATGGTGACATTGGTTGGTTATATTTTATGGGGTGATTTAATTCGTCGCTATTCCTCTGCCTGCGTTTCACCATTTGGGTTGCTGGTTCCTATTGTGGGAATAATCGGCTCATCAATTATCCTCGGTGAATATCTTACATTTGTTGAGTGGGTAGCGACTTTTGTTGTGTTGCTGGGTATTGCTCTTTGTGTAGTGAAATTAAATGATCGAAATCCGGGGCAGGAGATTGTTGATGTGGAGGGAAGTTAG
- a CDS encoding acyl-CoA dehydrogenase, which translates to MSKHQPLAHWDDILLLDQQLTDEERMVRDTAREYCQSKLMPRVLEGNRHEIFDREIMNEMGELGLLGSTIEGYGCAGLNYVSYGLVAREVERVDSGYRSAMSVQSSLVMHPIYAYGSEEQKQKYLPKLASGEWVGCFGLTEPDAGSDPGGMKTRAKKVDGGYRISGSKMWITNSPIADVFVVWAKDDDDIIRGFVLDKGMEGLSAPKIEGKFSLRASITGEIVMDNVFVPEENKFPEIGGLRGPFGCLNRARYGISWGAMGAGEFCWHAARQYGLDRTQFNRPLAQTQLFQKKLADMQTEITLGLQASLRVGRIMDENKQFDPTMISLVKRNNCGKALDIARIARDMHGGNGISDEFHVIRHVMNLEAVNTYEGTHDVHALILGRAQTGLQAFV; encoded by the coding sequence ATGAGTAAACATCAGCCACTCGCCCATTGGGACGATATTTTGCTGCTGGACCAACAGCTGACCGACGAAGAGCGCATGGTGCGCGACACGGCACGTGAGTACTGCCAAAGCAAACTGATGCCCAGAGTTCTCGAGGGTAACCGCCACGAAATCTTCGATCGTGAAATCATGAACGAGATGGGTGAATTGGGCCTGCTCGGTTCCACCATCGAAGGCTACGGCTGTGCCGGTCTCAACTACGTTTCCTACGGCCTGGTGGCGCGCGAAGTTGAACGCGTCGACTCCGGCTACCGCTCCGCCATGAGCGTTCAGTCCAGCCTGGTTATGCACCCAATTTACGCTTACGGCAGCGAAGAGCAGAAGCAGAAGTACCTGCCCAAGCTGGCATCCGGCGAATGGGTTGGCTGTTTCGGCCTGACCGAGCCCGATGCGGGTTCCGATCCCGGCGGCATGAAAACCCGCGCCAAGAAAGTCGATGGCGGCTACCGCATCAGCGGCTCCAAGATGTGGATCACCAACAGCCCAATCGCCGACGTTTTCGTTGTTTGGGCGAAAGATGACGACGATATTATTCGCGGCTTCGTGCTGGACAAGGGTATGGAAGGCCTCTCCGCACCGAAGATCGAAGGCAAGTTCTCACTGCGCGCCTCCATTACCGGTGAGATCGTGATGGACAATGTGTTCGTTCCGGAAGAAAACAAGTTCCCGGAAATTGGCGGACTGCGCGGCCCCTTCGGCTGCCTGAACCGCGCTCGTTACGGTATCTCCTGGGGCGCCATGGGTGCCGGTGAGTTCTGCTGGCACGCCGCTCGCCAGTACGGCCTGGACCGCACCCAGTTCAACCGCCCTCTGGCTCAAACCCAGCTGTTCCAGAAGAAACTGGCTGACATGCAGACCGAAATTACCCTGGGCCTGCAAGCCTCCCTGCGCGTTGGTCGCATCATGGATGAGAACAAGCAGTTCGACCCCACCATGATCTCCCTGGTGAAGCGCAACAACTGTGGTAAGGCACTGGATATCGCCCGTATTGCTCGCGATATGCACGGCGGCAACGGCATCTCCGACGAATTCCACGTAATTCGCCACGTGATGAACCTGGAAGCTGTAAATACCTACGAAGGTACCCACGACGTACACGCATTGATCCTCGGCCGCGCCCAGACCGGCCTGCAAGCATTCGTGTAA
- a CDS encoding efflux transporter outer membrane subunit: MSFYRILAICVPLLVSCSSQPIETIQPDENLGLPESFRASGTVAPSLRWWRDLEDPQLDNLVQLALKDNPDIQATYWRLEQAAATARGARSGLWPRLTASIENTEQRYSSGEFTDPSAEGNSWSTRIAASYEVDLWGRVRAGASAAEAAYLAQEQNLQTAALTLASEVAATWLELREQWGQRDLLQQQLEINRKSLKVLELRFGRGVSGAADVLQQQQLVQQSQQELDEEEADAETLKVQLAVLLGINVEELSGIIHEQAGLPVLPALPETGVPSQLLLRRPDVVEAQRDLLQGYHLADEAWADRLPVFSLSAVASNGTSLISDVTENWLLAIAASIEGVIFDGGALASAREQQDAVLQERWALYRSAVNEALSEVEQALIRESLIERRLNHLRERERLADLLVLRQSRAYARGTIDFLNVLTATSEQQSLARQILSAERELIENRVVLYRALSGGIPQADLPAPEPVDLELYLEGNN; encoded by the coding sequence TTGTCCTTTTACCGTATTTTGGCAATTTGTGTTCCGCTGCTTGTCAGCTGTAGTTCGCAGCCAATTGAGACCATTCAACCCGATGAAAATTTAGGGTTACCAGAATCTTTTCGTGCATCGGGTACCGTCGCACCGAGTTTGCGCTGGTGGCGAGATTTGGAAGATCCGCAGTTGGACAATTTGGTACAGCTGGCACTGAAAGATAATCCGGATATTCAGGCTACCTATTGGCGATTGGAGCAGGCCGCAGCCACCGCGCGGGGAGCGCGATCGGGCCTTTGGCCAAGACTGACCGCCAGTATTGAAAATACTGAGCAGCGCTACTCTTCCGGCGAGTTCACCGATCCCTCTGCGGAGGGCAATAGTTGGAGTACCCGTATCGCCGCCAGCTACGAAGTGGATCTTTGGGGGCGGGTTCGTGCCGGTGCCAGTGCTGCAGAGGCGGCTTACCTGGCCCAGGAACAGAATTTACAGACGGCAGCTCTGACCCTGGCGAGCGAGGTGGCAGCTACCTGGTTGGAGTTGCGGGAGCAGTGGGGGCAGCGGGATTTGCTGCAACAACAGCTGGAGATCAATCGCAAAAGCCTGAAGGTTCTGGAACTGCGCTTTGGTCGTGGCGTCTCAGGTGCAGCCGATGTTTTGCAGCAACAGCAACTGGTCCAGCAGTCACAGCAGGAACTGGATGAGGAGGAAGCGGATGCCGAAACTCTAAAAGTACAGTTAGCGGTGCTTTTGGGTATCAATGTCGAGGAACTTAGCGGCATTATTCACGAACAGGCCGGGTTGCCGGTATTACCAGCCCTGCCAGAGACCGGCGTGCCATCGCAATTGTTATTGCGCCGCCCGGATGTCGTTGAGGCGCAGCGAGACCTTCTACAGGGCTATCACTTAGCCGATGAGGCCTGGGCAGATCGACTGCCCGTATTTAGTTTGTCTGCGGTAGCCAGCAATGGCACCAGTTTAATTAGTGATGTGACTGAAAACTGGCTCTTGGCCATCGCAGCCTCTATTGAGGGGGTGATTTTTGATGGTGGCGCCCTGGCATCAGCCCGGGAGCAACAGGACGCCGTTCTGCAGGAGCGCTGGGCGCTCTACCGCAGTGCAGTCAATGAAGCCTTGTCTGAAGTAGAGCAGGCCTTGATTCGAGAGAGCCTGATCGAGCGGAGACTCAACCATCTACGTGAGCGTGAGCGTCTCGCAGACCTTTTGGTTCTGCGCCAAAGCCGCGCCTATGCGCGGGGGACCATCGACTTCCTCAATGTGTTGACCGCGACGAGTGAACAACAGAGTTTGGCGCGACAAATCTTGTCTGCCGAGCGCGAACTGATTGAAAACCGAGTAGTACTTTACCGCGCGCTTTCCGGCGGGATCCCCCAGGCGGATCTTCCAGCCCCCGAGCCAGTGGATTTGGAGTTGTACCTGGAGGGAAATAACTGA
- a CDS encoding efflux RND transporter periplasmic adaptor subunit, with the protein MLQKLNWRLLIPIILVVLAFLAFNWMMREKPSVSRGERKSPPPTVDVAVAEQGRFPVTLSALGKVSARELAELEPQVQGQVQWLDYDLGPGAVMPKGQVLLRIDQEPYQLALMTAQSTLAERRAELQQEQGQQQVAQEEYELLGTALSGTDKALVLREPQRAAAEAAVKSAEANVALAKRDLRLTEIRAPFDALVVERDADVGDRVSPGDTLYSLASADRFQIAVEVPASQLHRLGRGDVEVRIYGSQWPQGVYRRGEFVRVIPVLEEQGRLASVLVELEDPLSVQDPSQPQLLLNDLAKVEIVSQSEDERVRIPLTALQDGNNVWVVRENRTTVLPVEVAYMSGDFAVLEQGLSGGEALVTTRLVTVTEGMPVRIAGDSNRQQRPPIDAAASAERPPRRGPGGPNAGGADD; encoded by the coding sequence ATGTTGCAGAAACTCAATTGGCGCCTGCTGATCCCCATAATTTTGGTGGTGTTGGCATTCCTGGCCTTCAACTGGATGATGCGGGAAAAACCGTCGGTCAGTCGCGGTGAGCGCAAATCGCCACCGCCGACAGTCGATGTAGCCGTTGCTGAGCAGGGTCGTTTTCCTGTGACCCTGAGCGCGCTGGGTAAAGTGAGTGCCCGTGAGTTAGCGGAGTTGGAGCCCCAAGTACAGGGGCAGGTGCAGTGGCTCGATTATGATCTGGGCCCCGGAGCCGTAATGCCAAAAGGGCAGGTGCTGTTGCGTATTGATCAGGAGCCCTACCAGTTGGCCCTGATGACGGCCCAGAGCACCCTCGCCGAACGCCGTGCTGAATTGCAGCAGGAGCAAGGACAGCAGCAAGTTGCTCAAGAGGAATACGAGCTTCTCGGCACAGCCCTGTCTGGAACGGATAAGGCTCTGGTGTTGCGCGAGCCTCAGAGAGCTGCAGCAGAGGCGGCAGTAAAATCCGCAGAGGCAAATGTGGCCTTGGCTAAACGCGATCTTCGGCTTACCGAGATTCGCGCCCCATTTGATGCCCTGGTAGTTGAGCGTGATGCCGACGTCGGTGATCGCGTCTCTCCGGGAGATACTCTTTACAGCCTCGCTAGTGCCGACCGTTTCCAGATTGCCGTTGAGGTTCCCGCGTCGCAACTGCACCGGCTCGGACGCGGTGATGTTGAAGTTCGAATTTACGGCAGCCAGTGGCCGCAGGGCGTCTACCGCCGCGGTGAGTTTGTCCGGGTTATCCCGGTACTGGAAGAGCAGGGTCGTCTCGCCAGTGTGTTGGTAGAGCTGGAAGACCCGCTTTCCGTCCAGGATCCGTCCCAGCCGCAGCTGCTTCTCAACGATCTGGCGAAAGTAGAGATCGTTTCCCAAAGTGAGGATGAGCGCGTGCGTATCCCCCTCACTGCGTTGCAAGACGGCAACAATGTGTGGGTGGTTCGCGAGAACCGCACCACGGTTCTGCCGGTAGAAGTGGCCTATATGAGCGGCGACTTTGCAGTCCTGGAGCAGGGGCTCAGCGGTGGAGAAGCCTTAGTGACGACCCGGTTGGTAACCGTTACTGAGGGTATGCCGGTGCGAATTGCCGGAGACAGTAATCGCCAGCAGCGTCCGCCGATAGATGCGGCTGCCTCTGCAGAACGGCCGCCAAGGCGCGGCCCCGGTGGACCCAATGCTGGGGGCGCAGATGACTGA
- a CDS encoding efflux RND transporter permease subunit, with the protein MTEQNRSKDKVDTRTGAIAWMARNHVTANLLMLVFLIGGLIFSTIVKKEVFPEFSLDTVSVSISYPGASPEEVERGVLVAAEQAVQGLVGIKEMTARANEGSASLTLELEGDADAALVYQNIQQAIDSVTTFPTDIEQPQVSLAERKRDVLDLVLHGDLTEQNLRALAMQVYDKLEAHSGITQLEAQGMRDLQVAIEIRRDDLRRYGLTLLEVASIVENAAVDIPSGSVKSDAGEILVRVTERRDWAREFGDIVIAQGAGGGAVYLKDVANISDALEEEARNMVFNGEPAISIKIYRVGDQTPMSVSEAAHEVVDEVRASLPPGVTLTVRDDDSEIFKARLTLLLKNGFIGLLLVFVVLGAFLELRLAFWVTLGIPTSFLGALLFLPGLDISISMVSMFAFIIALGIVVDDAIIAGENIHEWRQKGYSNLEAAVAGARQVSVPLTFAILTNIVAFLPLMALPGFMGKIFGVIPFVVGSVFIISWVEALFILPGHLAHSRRGYKSRRARRFAARQKMLARGLDRFVQQRFRPFLDICIKHRYTTIAVAVAALLVVGGYAASGRMGFTLMPRVERDSGRFAVTFPTGTAQSQLEKARSQIITAADKVLEQYDKEKVFLGIRGLMGDDAIMVDAFFVPADERPFSTGEFIRAWRQEVGPIAGALSATTASDRGGPGAGSSLTVELRHTDTDTLEQAAIRLGDELEKFPNVSDIDPGISLGKTQLDLTLTETAKSLGMSAEDIGRQLRAALYGAEALRQQRGRDQVKVMVRLPEDERANINDVNSIMIRASNGLWMPLPDLVKIDKGRAYATINRRAGRRVTTITANVEPSDQATLVINELNESVVPQLKAEFPGLSVSYEGRQAEEREGLASLAMTFALAMAVLYLLLAIPLKSYVQPLIVMVAIPFGVIGALLGHLGMGYGLSMVSLLGMVALAGVVINDTLVMIEYSNRLRNDGADLESAIKGAAARRFRPIVLTTVTTFCGLMPMIFESSVQARFMIPMAISLGYGILAATAISLLLVPCLYLMMGRDIPQLFVWLKNNFIRLRGEGVVVHK; encoded by the coding sequence ATGACTGAGCAGAATAGATCCAAAGATAAGGTCGATACCCGCACGGGCGCCATCGCCTGGATGGCGCGCAACCATGTAACCGCCAATTTGTTGATGCTGGTTTTCCTGATCGGTGGTTTGATTTTTTCGACCATCGTTAAAAAGGAAGTTTTCCCGGAGTTCAGCCTGGACACTGTGAGCGTGTCCATTTCCTATCCCGGTGCCAGCCCTGAGGAAGTCGAGCGCGGTGTACTGGTGGCCGCAGAGCAGGCGGTACAGGGCTTGGTAGGGATCAAGGAGATGACCGCGAGGGCCAATGAGGGTAGTGCCTCTTTGACACTGGAGCTGGAAGGCGATGCTGATGCTGCCTTGGTGTACCAGAATATTCAGCAGGCTATCGATTCCGTTACCACTTTCCCCACAGATATTGAGCAGCCCCAGGTCAGTCTGGCTGAGCGCAAACGGGATGTGCTGGACCTCGTATTGCACGGCGATCTTACCGAGCAAAACCTGCGCGCGTTGGCGATGCAGGTTTACGATAAGCTCGAAGCGCACAGCGGTATTACCCAGCTGGAAGCACAGGGTATGCGGGACTTACAAGTGGCGATCGAGATTCGCCGCGATGACCTGCGTCGCTATGGGCTTACCCTGCTGGAAGTGGCAAGCATCGTAGAAAATGCAGCGGTAGATATTCCCAGCGGCAGCGTTAAGTCTGATGCGGGGGAGATATTGGTTCGGGTGACCGAGCGCCGTGATTGGGCTCGTGAGTTCGGCGATATTGTTATTGCCCAGGGCGCTGGTGGCGGTGCTGTTTATTTAAAGGATGTTGCCAATATCAGCGATGCGCTTGAGGAAGAAGCGCGCAATATGGTGTTTAACGGCGAGCCAGCTATCAGCATCAAGATCTACCGGGTGGGCGACCAAACACCAATGAGTGTCAGTGAGGCTGCCCATGAAGTCGTTGATGAGGTCAGGGCAAGCCTGCCTCCGGGGGTGACCCTGACAGTTCGAGATGACGACTCAGAAATTTTCAAAGCGCGTCTGACCCTGCTGCTGAAGAACGGTTTTATTGGGCTCTTATTAGTATTTGTTGTGCTCGGAGCCTTTCTGGAATTGCGGTTGGCTTTTTGGGTAACACTGGGCATTCCTACCAGCTTCCTGGGGGCATTGCTATTCCTGCCTGGGCTGGATATTTCCATCAGTATGGTAAGTATGTTTGCCTTTATTATCGCCCTTGGAATAGTGGTGGATGATGCAATTATTGCCGGTGAGAATATCCACGAGTGGCGACAAAAAGGCTACAGCAATCTGGAGGCTGCCGTTGCCGGTGCCCGGCAGGTATCGGTGCCGCTCACATTTGCGATTCTGACTAATATTGTCGCCTTCCTTCCATTGATGGCCTTACCCGGCTTTATGGGCAAGATCTTTGGTGTGATTCCCTTTGTGGTGGGCTCGGTATTTATTATTTCCTGGGTGGAAGCCCTGTTTATTTTGCCCGGTCACTTGGCCCACTCTCGTCGCGGCTATAAAAGTCGCCGGGCGCGCCGCTTTGCCGCGCGGCAGAAAATGCTGGCGCGGGGATTGGATCGTTTTGTACAGCAGCGATTTAGGCCCTTCCTGGATATATGTATCAAGCACCGCTACACCACTATTGCCGTGGCGGTAGCGGCGCTGTTGGTGGTTGGCGGTTATGCGGCTAGCGGTCGTATGGGCTTCACCTTGATGCCCAGGGTGGAGCGTGACTCCGGTCGCTTTGCCGTTACTTTTCCCACCGGAACGGCTCAATCCCAGCTGGAAAAAGCGCGCTCGCAGATTATTACTGCTGCCGATAAGGTGCTCGAGCAATACGATAAAGAAAAGGTCTTCCTGGGGATTCGCGGTTTGATGGGCGATGATGCGATTATGGTGGACGCTTTCTTTGTTCCCGCAGATGAGCGTCCTTTTTCCACCGGTGAGTTTATTCGCGCCTGGCGCCAGGAAGTGGGACCCATTGCCGGTGCCCTTAGCGCGACAACAGCTTCTGACCGTGGCGGTCCCGGCGCTGGCTCCTCGTTAACCGTGGAGCTTCGCCATACTGACACGGATACCTTGGAGCAAGCTGCGATACGTTTAGGGGATGAGTTGGAGAAATTCCCCAATGTCAGTGATATCGATCCCGGTATTTCCCTCGGTAAGACCCAGTTGGACCTTACGCTGACTGAAACGGCCAAAAGTTTGGGCATGTCTGCGGAGGATATTGGTCGCCAGTTGCGGGCAGCGTTGTACGGGGCTGAGGCCCTGCGCCAACAGCGCGGCCGGGATCAGGTGAAGGTCATGGTGCGTTTGCCAGAGGATGAGCGAGCCAATATCAATGATGTGAATAGCATTATGATCCGGGCCAGCAATGGACTTTGGATGCCCCTGCCAGATCTGGTAAAAATTGATAAAGGGCGCGCCTATGCCACGATTAATCGCCGAGCAGGCCGCAGGGTTACAACAATTACCGCCAATGTGGAGCCCAGTGACCAAGCGACGCTTGTGATTAATGAGCTGAATGAAAGTGTGGTCCCCCAATTGAAAGCTGAATTCCCCGGCTTAAGTGTTTCGTATGAGGGACGCCAAGCGGAGGAGCGAGAGGGATTGGCAAGCCTGGCGATGACCTTTGCCCTTGCAATGGCGGTGCTGTACTTGTTATTGGCAATTCCCTTAAAGAGTTACGTACAGCCGTTGATCGTAATGGTGGCGATACCCTTTGGTGTGATCGGTGCGTTACTTGGTCACTTAGGTATGGGGTATGGACTCAGTATGGTGAGTCTGCTGGGGATGGTAGCACTGGCCGGAGTTGTGATTAACGATACCCTGGTAATGATTGAGTACAGCAATCGCCTTCGAAATGATGGTGCCGATTTGGAAAGTGCTATCAAGGGAGCTGCAGCGCGGCGTTTCCGCCCAATTGTGTTGACCACTGTAACAACTTTCTGCGGCTTGATGCCGATGATCTTTGAAAGCTCGGTGCAAGCGCGTTTTATGATTCCAATGGCGATCTCGCTGGGCTATGGAATACTTGCTGCCACGGCGATTTCATTGTTATTAGTACCCTGTCTCTATTTAATGATGGGTAGAGATATTCCACAGTTATTCGTATGGCTGAAAAACAACTTTATCCGCCTTAGAGGTGAAGGTGTAGTTGTACATAAATAG